A window of Glycine soja cultivar W05 chromosome 13, ASM419377v2, whole genome shotgun sequence genomic DNA:
GATCCTTAATTCTTTTAATGAGTGTACCCAATATTGGTCCAATGTAGATTTTCTGCCATTTTTCTATCTGACggccttttttttaatttcattttattttcttatcattatATGATGTCACCATTATCTCTATTCTATCCATTTTAGATTGCCAATATGCTCTTTAATATCTAGTTATCTGCGATATTGTTACTCtctctttaaatcttatttctcGCTACTAACACTGTTTCACATCAACTATTTTATAGACTTGCCTActcaatgaaaaaaatgatggcAGATAAAGCTTTGGTATGCCAATTTTTGTTTGTGCTTTAGGATTTTTGCATATCTATTTGAGAAATGCTGTTTAATATAACACATTGAATTACAGGTGAGGAGGCTTTCTGCCTGTGAGACAATGGGGTCAGCCACAACCATTTGCAGTGATAAGACTGGAACATTGACTATGAATCAGGTTAGTTCTGATTCAGTATTGAAACCCTATTccctatttataatatttatggtAAGTTACACATGGTTGTTGGAGAGCACTTGTtgcaaatattttaattctattgTGGCATATGTGCTTCTCAGCTTATGTCAAGTAGGAAACATATCAACTTGTAAGATTAGGAGTTAAGAATTTCAACTAACACGAATAGGCAAAGGATCATGGTCTGAGGGTTGATCATTAGCTATTTATTTTGGGTGAATAGTTTTAGGAAGTAGTTTGTTTATTTCTGTTGGTGTTGATGAAGACAATAATGTGtccataaaattttaatttcacctAAATTCTGAGATAGATGACTGTGGTTGAGGCTTGGATTGGTGGTGGGAAGAAGATTGTTCCTCCTTATGAGGAATCAAAGTTCTCTCATATGCTCTGCTCTTTGCTGATTGAAGGTGTTGCACAGAACACTAATGGAAGTGTATATATCCCTGAGGTATAATAGAAATGTTTTACTTTGCTCAGTCCCCCCCACTCCCACCCCCCAATAATGTCATAATTGACTGGTTCTACTACTGTATGAATGATTATATTCATAACAGGGTGGTAATGATGTTGAGGTTTCTGGATCACCAACAGAAAAGGCAATTTTAGAGTGGGGAATTAAGGTCTGTTTTGAAACTTAAAATTTCAACTTCATTTTATGGAGCTTTATGCAATTACAACTATTTATGACTCTTAAGATCAAATTTCAGCTTGGGATGAATTTTGACACTGCCAGATCAGACTCATCAATTATTCATGTATTCCCATTCAATTCAGACAAAAAGCGAGGAGGAGTTGCAACACGGGTGGTAATACCTTGTTggcattttaattcaaatatgtaatttttttgcttCTGTTCTAAACTGATACATTATTAGGGAGCtaatatattatatgataatGTACTATATCTTGCTTGTCATCCAGACCACTATTgctaataattttatacttttccgCAGTCTGACTCTGAAATCCATATACATTGGAAAGGTGCTGCTGAGATAGTCCTAGCTTGCTGTACACGGtattttgatgcaaatgatcAGTTGGTGGAGATGGATGAAGCTAAGGTTGAGgaaatagttaaatatttagataaataGTTAATCAAAGACATTGATTTTTCTTGCAGATCAAATTTTTCCTGTTTGGAAACCTTATCTGATTATATCTTAATAGAACTTTTGCTAAGTTTTCTTATTATGTCTCCTCTTTTCTGTATCTTTTATCATTACATACACTcatgaaacaaaaatcaaatacaagTATTACATGAACTGTTGGATGGCATTTGATTATTGTTTTTTACTGATTTTGATAATGTTCCCTAAAGTGAAGTTTTTCTGGCTCACAGATGTCAACTTTTAAAAAAGCTATTGAAGATATGGCTGCTGATAGTCTACGTTGTGTTGCGATTGCATATAGATCATATGAAATGAAGAATGTTCCGATTAGTGAAGAAGAACTTTCTCACTGGTCATTACCAGAGGATAATCTTGTTTTATTGGCTATTATTGGCCTAAAGGTAATATTTCCTCTACAAATTATATTGTCATGGAGTTGGGAACCCATGAATAAGAGAGTTGGCACATAGaatgaaaggaagaaagaatGGAAAGGAGCTGTTATTGATATATGAAACTTCATGAATAGAGCTAATGCCCAGTTCACAATTGTTATCTTCTCAGATGATCCCTCTTGCCTTACATCCATTATCTATCTTTCTAACTAACTGCTGTAACTGTCAAacctatatattttgtttgtccTCCCTTTAGTTGTTATACATTGTCATCTTTGTTATGTTACCAGTATTAATACGTCATGATTGTATTCTTGTCTGATATGATGTTACtcacattttttcctttttcttagtTTTCTCTTGAATCTCATTAGCGCCATTATTACTTATTTTGTTGCATGACTTCCACACGCTAATTTCTATCATTTCAATATGTTCTTACTATTTTGCCTTATGCTCATTATGCATTGAAATGCAGGATCCTTGCCGACCTGGTGTCAAAGATGCAGTGAAGCTTTGCCAAAAGGCTGGGGTTGAGGTATTAATACATGCTTTTgatgttgaaattcattttgttCCATTATGCGACTTAGGTCATTGAGACGAGTATAACATGTTATAGTACTCTATTTGTACTCTTAAGTGGCCAACGTTTCCACCCATTGCTGACTTTTAGCCCTGTTTGGTAAGAGGGAAATAGGAGGGGGAGAGAGGATGGAATTAATTTTTGGTGTTTGGTGCGAGAGAAAGAGAatggaaatatttttaaaaatggtgGGACTCACTATAACTATactatttgcaaaaaaaaaataaaaaatcttgagATAAATTGAGAAAACTTTGAAGTTTTCCCCAAAAGAATAATAATCTATTTTAAATGGGCATTCATAAGAGCTTATTTCAATAAGCTTCATGGAGAAACCTATAAAAAATAAGCTCTTTTTAgcttaatttcaagtttcacaATCAAGCTTATGAATAAGCTCTCATttgattttattgaaaaaaatgcttATTTAAGCTATTTACCCAAACGTGCCCTATGGCATTaactctctcttcctttttgtctaaGCTGCTCATTACGAGTCTTGAGAAAATTGAAACCCCAAATTGTTCCACTAGAGGATAGTCAAGTAACTATCACCATGGCTTACGGAGTTTTGCATGCTCCTCTTGAAGCTTCTATTATTGGCCAAGGTTCTCTTTGTTTATCACAATAAGAGCTAGTAAGCAACATATATGTTATAATCCTCTACAGTCTTCATTGTCTGGCATGCTCATCAAGCATAAAAGATACAGAAACCACCAAAGTACCAGCTAGGATTCCTTATATGAAGAAACCTTGGGTGAGATGAGGGCCCTTAGCCTGCGCTACATGCTATAGGGGAAATACCAGGTTCTGACTTAGGCAGTTTGGTAGGCAGAGAAGAAATAGAGGGAGAGGAAGTAGGTAggtgagaaaagaaaaggataaaaaagaagagaaataaagTTGAAATAGGGTGGAAAGAGAGGTTGTTTggttgaaaagaaatagaatgaaaagtagaagaaatatttgaattaaagtggTTTgttaagtaagaaaaaaaaagaaaaaaaattagattgttACTCAAAATACCATTTTGTCCTTATAGTTGATAAAATGCGCAGACAAGAAAGGGCACTTAGGTAAAATAGCATAATTTTGTCGCCCATCCGCACATGTTTTCCAAAATTGTTGCATTTTGTTGCTCTTCTTCGTCCCCTTCTCCCTCTTCTGTAGTACCAAACACACACTTAGGCATAGTCTATTCAtctcataactttttttttatcgccaaatgttaattgttagtttttgttagccaGAGGGATTGGACCCGCGACCTTTCCCCCTTCCTAACCTTCTTACTGTTCCTTTCCAATTGGTCCACTTCTCCAGGACCATCACTGGTTATTGTAATCACTGGTATATAACTGCTTTTGATAGCATCTCCAGTGAAGATAAAGATGTAATGAtcttaattttttcttgatattttatctaaattacttttattaatatGAATTTCATGAATTAAAAACTACAATTTATTAAATCTTTGCATGTACCCTAACTATTCTTATTAATGGTGGAATGTTTAGACTTAGTTATTATGTTTCTTGTAGAGGGTAAACCTTGAGAAACGCAGGGGTTTTACACACTAATTATTAGATGTAAAAGAATGGATTTATGATACTAGTGAGACCTAATAGTACCATTTATGTGAATtgagtttttaaatatttaaaaacctgtcattgattttgatatgacgAAATGGCCAATTTTTCTATTATCGGTTCATCTGATCTTCAATGTCATGCAAAATGAGCACTGTTTAGGTTAAGAAATGCAGTATGCAAGGCATGTGCAATTTCCTACTTACGAAAAGTACTAATTTGCTTGGTTTGGATTTCTAATCCCAGGTAAAAATGGTCACTGGTGACAACGTTAAAACTGCAAGAGCAATTGCTGTGGAATGTGGAATCCTTGGTTCAATTTCTGATGCTACAGAGCCAATCATCATTGAAGGAAAAAACTTTCGTGCCTTGACAGAAGAAGGGAGAGCAGATATTGTTGAAAAGATATTGGTATAATCCAACAAATATAACAGCCTTAGTGATGTAATTGTTTGGGCAATGAGATTAAGTGTCTATGCTATGTAATAGGTTATGGGACGGTCATCTCCTAATGACAAGCTTTTGCTTGTGCAAGCATTGAGGAGGAAGGGGCATGTTGTGGCTGTAACTGGAGATGGAACAAATGATGCTCCTGCACTGCATGAGGTTTGCAAGGCATTTCTTATGTTTTTGGGcatgtgcttttatttttcattttagatACATGTTAAGATGATGACagtaattataattaatgataCAATTGGTGAGTATAACTGGTGCCAAGTTGCCAACATTGTTATTGCTGTGTTAATTTTATGTTCTATTAGAATCTATTGTTCAGACACACATTTTTTGGTTCAAATTAGGTAAACTAGTTTTTGTTTTCATGGTTGTTTTTGTGACTCTATTTTTGAGTTTAGGCCGATATTGGTCTTGCAATGGGTATCCAAGGTACAGAAGTTGCTAAAGAGAGCTCTGATATCATTATTTTGGATGACAATTTTGCTTCAGTTGTGAAGGTTAGCCCTCATTTCTTATTTGAGAGATTTTGAACTGTTCTTATAAATGATGCACGTTTGACATCTACTTTTTGAAGGTTAGTACTCATTTCTGGCATTACTTGAAATgcagaattataatttttttgaatacttttgttttgtgagagGTATAAAGTTAAGGTGTATCCTATAGCCCgagatattattttatgtaagcTGATTACGAATTGATGTTTGAAGCATAAGTGGTACTGCCTTTCAATTTCTTTTGCCAATTCAGGTTGTTAAATGGGGGCGGTCTGTATATGCAAATATTCAGAAATTTATCCAGTTTCAGCTTACAGTCAATATAGCAGCACTTGCTATAAATGTTGTTGCTGCATTTTCCACCGGTGACATCCCACTAAATACAGTACAGGTTTGATTTCTATTTGTCTCTAACTGGTTTGTGCTCCCTCATTTATTCAGAAGGCTATCCTTATGAACTATACCTTCATTAATTTCTCAACAGCTTCTCTGGGTAAATCTTATCATGGATACTCTTGGAGCATTAGCCTTGGCAACTGAACCGCCAACTGATTCTCTGATGGATCAAAGCCCTAAGGGTCAAAGGTCAATTTTTTTCCCATCATTTTCTTAATGAAAGCTAGGAAATTAAAGAGAGAAGAATAACGCACAAGATCAAAGTGATATATCCTTCACAAAATACCAAAATAGCAGGGTACTATTAAAGTGAGCAAGTAGTAACACATTGATGCTGTAAAAAGCTTTGTGAATCACTCTCAAAATAATCAGCAGCCAAAAGCTATAAAGATGCCAGTGAATGCTGAATTGGTTATGCTTGCATGGATTTTACATAATGTGCTAGTGGGCAGTCCTACAGTTGAAGCTCCATTACTAGAACATCAGATGCagtgcctttttttttaatggtttttGTGTTATTATATTGACTGTATCTTTTTTGCTGTACAGAGAACCTCTTGTATCAAATATTATGTGGAGGAATCTGCTGATACAGGTGAATTCTGTTTCTCATTAGCAGCACCCCTGTTGTCATTGGAGCTGGCAGGGATTTTATCTTGATGTGGACCAAGCCTCAAATAACTAACAAATGAATGTTAAAACTGTAATGCATTGCTTATGAGTATTATTTCTGCTGTCTCTAAATCATCAATAATGGCTGGAATCTTTCAGGCAATGTACCAATTGTCTGTCTTGCTTATACTTAATTTCCGAGGTGTGAGCTTACTGGGTTTGAGGGATGAGCCCAACCGCCCTGCAATCAAAGTGAAGAACTCTCTGATATTCAATGCATTTGTTCTTTGTCAAGTAAGTTCTTATTTTACAAAGCTCTAAGTTCAGTGGCGGGCCACTACATTTCATATTTGagtttatctatttatttatttgtgtgtGGGTTGGGGGGAGGTGGATAATATTGGTGAAACAAGACTTGTCCATCTATGATCTATCTGTTAATTTAGGGCtcttaattacattaaaatctGCAGAAATACTTATACCTTAATTGTAAACCAAATTATAGAACAAAGGAAGTTACTATGTCTTTTTAAAGATGGAAATTATCGTCTTTATTGTGATTGAGCTCATGGTGAATTTACAATCCCTAATAATGGTGTTAATCATGAAATAACCCATCAAAAAGTACAAGAAAAGCATAGAAAGGGGTAGGAAGAACTCCAATTTCTAATCTCTGAATATTTGCAGCCTTTGTTGGATCTTCAGGATTGCCCTTGACCTTGCCCTCTTTGATTTCCAACTTTCGTTCTTGATCTCTAAGTGCAAGATGGCTAAGCACAAGACGACTCTCATCTAAAGCTGCTCTGATCTCCCATTTTATATCTTGggcttttcatttaattttttgtttctggGCCCAATGAGTGAGAGTGAGAACTTAGTGAtttgggtgttgctaggtgcatccACCATTTTTGATTAATTCCCGAAATGCCTCTGGCTTGTTGTTCCTTTTTAAATTGCTTTTTCTGACTGAGTAGTGATCCGTAAGCAGATTTTTCACATACGGATCACGTAAGTATGAAGTTCATCTGTATAaagcatacggatcaagttgattcgtatgTTTTATACGGATGAACTTCATCTGTAttgattttttggtttttatttaattccttaaagttttagtttttttaattattaatatgttaaattacttatttgcgcattaaattttttttactattacaaaatttaatatatattaaattttgtaataataaatattttttatttataaaaaaatatatagattaaataatttgtatgagttatatcaaaattaattgtcataatttattatttaaatttacatgtgcattaaatatatattagaaattttagtattatgtataacaatattatttattttataatgtaattggCTCATTAACTCAATTGGTTAGAGCGTTGTGCTAATAACCTGAAAGTCATAGGTTCGATTCTTGCTTGGGATCCGTATTAAGATGatccataataaaaatataaactccTAATGAAATTCTACCAAAAATAATATGCAAATTTCACAAATCACTCATGCTATAAGCTTGAAGAGGCCAACATTCCTAAATTGAGACCCCTACAAGTACAcccactataaaaaaaaagtaaatagaaAAGTTAGTGGTAGAATAGAAATGTTGAAAGCGGGAACTATTAGATCAAGAGTAAACCCCTATTCTATCCCTATCATAttagtgaagaaaaaaagatggcATGTGGAGATTTTGTGTGGATTATAGGGCATTAAATAAGATTACAGTTCCATATAAATTCCCTATCTCTATGATTGACGGCTGTTGGATGAATTGGCTAGGGCAGCAATGTTTTCTAAATTGGATTTGAAGGTTGGGTATCATCAAATAAGAATGAAGGAGGTTCCATGAACAGCTTTCCAGACTAACGATGGAACACTGAGTTCCTAGTGATGCCATTTGAACTCATGAGTgctctctcctcttttcaatccttgATGAATGAAGGAATAAGACCCTACTCATTAAGAAGTACACGAGGAAAGATAAAAGGGCATGCTGCCATGCAGGGAATTTTGTGGACGCAGTACTATAAATGAAGAGGGGAATAGGGGATGGAGTTAGTCAGTTGAGAAGTTGTTGAGGGGAGAGTCTTGGGACTTCCATGAAAGACTCGTGTTCATTGACAGAAATAAAGTCTACCacgttttcttttcatattttcttttccattttcatatTGGTTATTCTTTTATCAATGCCTGATCCTCTGTTTTTCATTGCTGCTAAATCCTTTAGATGTCAGAAAAAGGTTATGAATTCATGTCCAATTCATTCTTCACCTTGTATTTGTAGTTATATTGGTAGCCATCTTATAAttgcacttttttcttttttattttcatctaaaTGATGACAAAGAAAATGTTCTTCCAAAACTGCAGgtctttaatgaatttaatgCCCGAAAGCCAGATAAATTCAACATATTCAAGGGAGTCACAAGAAACTACCTCTTTATGGGGATAGTAGGAATAACTGTTGTGCTTCAGGTTAGCAATAGATACTGATATTACTACAGAATCGGTAGGAAAATTGCAGAGAACCAAGTTCTGATTCAATGGAAATAGTAGAAAATTTAAATGCAGAAAGGTAAAACAAAAACTCCCAAGAGAATTAGTGCCTTCACTGCCCCCTGTCATTAGTGACCCCAAATCTACCCAAATGATGATACCCCTGCACCTCCCTCCATATTCACCCTCACGCCCCACTCATGCTTGCTGCATCATCCTCTCCAATACCCTCCTGCCTAGTATCCCCTCTGTTTGAGACATGCAGAACATATTCCTCCACTCCACTTCCCAAACTGCCCTTATTCCTCCTCTCCCTTCTGGGGTTTACTTTAATAGGGGGCCCATGGTGTTGAGGCACATTAGTTAGTCATGTTAGAGGTCTTCTCTAGTTGTTTGCTTTTACTTACAACATATAGGTAGGGCTACCCTAAACTTTGTTACTGTTTTTCAGATTGTCATCGTTGAATATCTTGGGAAGTTCACTAAAACAGCCAAGCTTAATTGGAAGCAGTGGCTCATTTCTGTTATTATAGCATTTATCAGGTCAGTTGATGATCTCACGTACTCGAATGCGTAGTGTGTATTGCTCTTTGCATGCTATTTTCTTCTCCAATGAGTTTTTGTTGGAGATTGCGTTTGATGGAAGTTTGAGAGGGCCTTGATTGTTTTTAATActgtatgtatatgtataacTCGAAGGATAATGATGCATTTTATGCTAATATAGACTAGAGTACTTGTCATGTGCTCGCATGCTAACTGTAATTCTTCTCCTGCTCCCCATTCTCTCAGCTGGCCTCTTGCTGTGGTTGGAAAACTGATACGAGTACCAAAGGCTGAACTCAGTAACTTGTTCCGAATTCGTAGAGGAAATTAAAGGATGAAATCCGAGGCTTCTCACCAGAGTCTTGCTGATTCCCTCTCTCCCGTCCGTCTCATTTTATTGACAGGTTTACCTACATTCTTCTGGTGATGGAAAATAGTATACTAGTTAGTTGTAGAGATTCTACAGATCCAAACAAAAGTTGGTTTTGTTTTATACTTAGGTTCTAACAAGGTTAGATTTGTCATATACGGAATTTCAGctagtcttttttattttattttttatttttaccacCAGTGAATTTGCAGTTTGACAAACGCTGATTTATATTTTCGTGTGTTTGAAAAGTTGGAGAGATGTATGATAATATTCCAATTCATTGTTTCAATTTAGCTTCTTTCTTATTTGTCTTTTAcgtgtatttttaaatttagataaaaattgaaaatcaaagaaaaaatatttaattagatatACCCAATTATGAGGATGTTGGGTATAATTagtttgaaaaaattaagatgaatttgaaagtaattagttttgaaagaagcaattgaaatgtgaacaaagaaaaaattaagagtaatataattttaaaaaatgtaagatTTTACTGTACAATAATTCTCAGGTACGTCAATTTTTCAATCGTAGGAGATCTGATATTTTTAAGCATTCGTTCCCCCAGTCCGTATGGCCATAATTTAAACTGGAACAATAAAACATGTCCTATTGACGACAGCAAATTTGAATTACACGGCAATCACAATGATCCTCGGTAATTCCAAACAGCTAATAAGTTCAGCAAGAGATTCGTAAGGACACAACTATTGTGATATGTCAACTTCGAGAGACTGATTAAAATAACAGAACCCTCACTAATGGTGTATTTACACAACATccatcaatttcaaattcagacAAATACCCAGTGCAAGTATGTCTCTGCTTATTGATTGCAGCAGTAGTTTATTactttattatctttaattgaCAAGAAATCATTACATGATTTCGGACTAGATAGTCCTGACCAATTTTCATGTGACATTTTTTACTCTTAACAGGTATAATTACAGGTCATGTAGAGATTTTTTGGGACTGCATAGTACATAGTCCCGATCATGTAATAATTTCATGTAACTGATGGGGATTTATTTTGTCAGGTTTTCATACAGCAGACAATGAAAATGGTGCATGGCCTGCTCAACCGTTGGAGCATATCTACCCACACAATATGATGGGGACTGGAGGCCCTTCTGGACACCTTCACGCAACACAATATCTTCTGTCTGCTCATCAACCAAATGTGGGTATATCACAACTAGAGGAAAATTTCTAATCAAGCCTGTAAAGCCAATGCTTTTTACCTGAACTTtctcactatcttgtaaaaaaattctatGAAATCTGTGTCATCCTTCTTAGTCAAAGAGAAGGCAGTACGCGTTAGTGTTTTAAATTGACTGCAATTGTTTTTATaagtagtatttatttatttttctaacctCAATAATTTGCGGAGTAAAAACCCAGAAACTAAAAGGCTCCATCCTTTTAAGAATGGAGCCATTAATATGAGCATAAATCGTGAATTAATTTCTGGAAAACAATATGTTAATTAAAGTCTCGAGGCTTCACTACGTTTTACACAGAATCCATCAAAGCAAGAAGTGAATGGTTTTAGTATTTTCATGAAATCATTCAAAGTATGACAAGCAACGATCTGAATTTCTCATTTCTTAACATTCCATATCCTAGTCATTAACCAACAACTCTTTCCCGCTAAAGCCCCTAATGGTGGctattttcttcaaatttaatCCCATATACAGTGGGTACAATGGGGTCGATAGTGAAGTTACCACCAGGTACATTTTAGAAATTCTGAATCATGGATACAGTATCAGGCATTAGGCAAATGCTTAAATAACAAGAAATTACCTTCAGAAAATGTTCAAGATAGTAGTCAAATATTACTTGACATTTGTTGGGTCCTAGTGGAACCACAAGATTGGAGTCCATCAAGGTCCATACCTATCAAGGCAGCAAACACCCAAGGTTATGAAGGCATGCTAATTTGCAAAACAAATACAGGGAATATA
This region includes:
- the LOC114381427 gene encoding calcium-transporting ATPase 8, plasma membrane-type-like isoform X1, producing the protein MSFSKGSPGSQTPQDIEAGSRASFSADFDDGDFSADPFDVPRTKNAPVQRLRRWRQAALVLNASRRFRYTLDLKKEEETKRVLRIVIVHTRAIQAAYRFKEAGQMNGTIKPPSSSTGEFSVGLEQLSSISRDRDATALQENGGVVGLSHLLKTNLEKGIQGDDADLLKRRSAFGSNNYPRKSGRSFLMFMWDACKDLTLIILMVAAVASLALGIKSEGLKEGWYDGGSIAFAVILVILVTAISDYKQSLQFQDLNEHKRNIHLEVIRDGRRVEISIYDVVVGDVIPLNIGNQVPADGVLITGHSLAIDESSMTGESKIVEKNSNDPFLISGCKVADGSGTMLVTAVGINTEWGLLMTSISEDNGEETPLQVRLNGLTTLIGIVGLFVAVVVLMVLLARYFSGHTRNPDGSVQFIAGKTKVGDAIDGVIKIFTVAVTIVVIAVPEGLPLAVTLTLAYSMKKMMADKALVRRLSACETMGSATTICSDKTGTLTMNQMTVVEAWIGGGKKIVPPYEESKFSHMLCSLLIEGVAQNTNGSVYIPEGGNDVEVSGSPTEKAILEWGIKLGMNFDTARSDSSIIHVFPFNSDKKRGGVATRVSDSEIHIHWKGAAEIVLACCTRYFDANDQLVEMDEAKMSTFKKAIEDMAADSLRCVAIAYRSYEMKNVPISEEELSHWSLPEDNLVLLAIIGLKDPCRPGVKDAVKLCQKAGVEVKMVTGDNVKTARAIAVECGILGSISDATEPIIIEGKNFRALTEEGRADIVEKILVMGRSSPNDKLLLVQALRRKGHVVAVTGDGTNDAPALHEADIGLAMGIQGTEVAKESSDIIILDDNFASVVKVVKWGRSVYANIQKFIQFQLTVNIAALAINVVAAFSTGDIPLNTVQLLWVNLIMDTLGALALATEPPTDSLMDQSPKGQREPLVSNIMWRNLLIQAMYQLSVLLILNFRGVSLLGLRDEPNRPAIKVKNSLIFNAFVLCQVFNEFNARKPDKFNIFKGVTRNYLFMGIVGITVVLQIVIVEYLGKFTKTAKLNWKQWLISVIIAFISWPLAVVGKLIRVPKAELSNLFRIRRGN
- the LOC114381427 gene encoding calcium-transporting ATPase 8, plasma membrane-type-like isoform X2, giving the protein MNGTIKPPSSSTGEFSVGLEQLSSISRDRDATALQENGGVVGLSHLLKTNLEKGIQGDDADLLKRRSAFGSNNYPRKSGRSFLMFMWDACKDLTLIILMVAAVASLALGIKSEGLKEGWYDGGSIAFAVILVILVTAISDYKQSLQFQDLNEHKRNIHLEVIRDGRRVEISIYDVVVGDVIPLNIGNQVPADGVLITGHSLAIDESSMTGESKIVEKNSNDPFLISGCKVADGSGTMLVTAVGINTEWGLLMTSISEDNGEETPLQVRLNGLTTLIGIVGLFVAVVVLMVLLARYFSGHTRNPDGSVQFIAGKTKVGDAIDGVIKIFTVAVTIVVIAVPEGLPLAVTLTLAYSMKKMMADKALVRRLSACETMGSATTICSDKTGTLTMNQMTVVEAWIGGGKKIVPPYEESKFSHMLCSLLIEGVAQNTNGSVYIPEGGNDVEVSGSPTEKAILEWGIKLGMNFDTARSDSSIIHVFPFNSDKKRGGVATRVSDSEIHIHWKGAAEIVLACCTRYFDANDQLVEMDEAKMSTFKKAIEDMAADSLRCVAIAYRSYEMKNVPISEEELSHWSLPEDNLVLLAIIGLKDPCRPGVKDAVKLCQKAGVEVKMVTGDNVKTARAIAVECGILGSISDATEPIIIEGKNFRALTEEGRADIVEKILVMGRSSPNDKLLLVQALRRKGHVVAVTGDGTNDAPALHEADIGLAMGIQGTEVAKESSDIIILDDNFASVVKVVKWGRSVYANIQKFIQFQLTVNIAALAINVVAAFSTGDIPLNTVQLLWVNLIMDTLGALALATEPPTDSLMDQSPKGQREPLVSNIMWRNLLIQAMYQLSVLLILNFRGVSLLGLRDEPNRPAIKVKNSLIFNAFVLCQVFNEFNARKPDKFNIFKGVTRNYLFMGIVGITVVLQIVIVEYLGKFTKTAKLNWKQWLISVIIAFISWPLAVVGKLIRVPKAELSNLFRIRRGN